Part of the Rhinoderma darwinii isolate aRhiDar2 chromosome 2, aRhiDar2.hap1, whole genome shotgun sequence genome, GGGAGTGATCGCATATCCTAGCGGTGCGGGACTTCTGTGCGATCAGCACTATTGTTTGGGCAATGCCATTGTCACATCTACATAAGAACAGTGGAGGATCTCAGAAAGGTCACACCATGTAGTTGGCACTGTGTGCCCTAGTCGATGTCTGACATTACTATGTGATACAACGTTCAGTGTCACTAAGACTGGGTATTACAAAGTTCTGGAAAGACAGGCAAGGGTGATAATcgatcttaaaggggtatttcggctttgctcggctgtttccgtctgtCCCATAGACTTTGCATGGAGCGGAAGCGTGCATGCTCGACCGCTGCCGTCGTACGTGTTGGAGCTCGGGAAACAGGGACCAGTGTCCCCTGATTCAGTGATCAACTTTAAATATATATGTTCAGTCTCCGACCTCTGTATATTGCTCAGTATGCTACAAGCCCAGTATGATTTGGCTAATACTTGCCTCTAACCAGTTGCCCTGAGCCATGGATGAAAAAAGGTCTAGAAGACAGCGGGAGCAGAATTGTGACGGGGGATACATTAGTAAATAGCCATGATCAGTAACCCCTTTTATTTGGGAGCAGGCAGGGGCTGATCAGAGGCCCCTACTTAGAAGAGATCCAAAATATTCATGACCAGTCAGAAGAAGATTTGGGTGGAAACCtcctttagggcttatttactcgaacgtgttaaacgtccgtgggtcggccgttgaaacagcggccgtcccacggacctatgttattcaatgtgACCGTTCACACAGCTGTAGTTTCAACggaccgcgtgaagggtccgtgggaaaataggacatgtcctatcttttcacgcatcacacatccctccatagactctcaactatggtggatgcgtgacaacgcatcccgcagcgctgagcacggatgcacctcggacgtgaaaaactgcagtttttcacgtccgagatgcgcagcattcgtataaataaggcctaagggtatgttcacacaacctattttcagccgtttttcgggtcgtaaatgccctgaaaaagggctaaaaatgcgggggctgaatgcctccaaacatctgccctttaatttcaatgggcatttttttatgcggccatttttaaaaacggccgcgtaaaaaaacgcctcgtaaaaagaagtgcaagtcacttcttgaggcatttttggagccgtttttcattgactccatagaaagggtatgttcacacggagtgttttcggcagttttttggccCGTAAACAGCCCAAAACCGGGCGGAAAGTCAGAagcatgcctccaaacatctgcccattgatttcaatgggaaaacggcgttctgttccggcagggctttttttacgcggtcgtttttcaaaatggccacgtaaaaaaacggcagcgaaaaagaagtgcatgtcacttcttctgacgtttttggagcagtttttcattgactctatagacaaacagctccaaaaacggccgttaaaaacgcagcgaaaaatgcgactttgattaaaaaacgtctgaaaatcaggagctgttttcctttgaaaacagctccgtattttcagtagttttttattttgtatatgcACATacccaaaaacagctgtaaaaaaatgccgcaaaaaacgctagttgcttaaaaaatggctgaaaatcgggagctgttttcccttgtaaccagctccgtattttgttaagcgtgtgaacatagcctgaacgTAGCCTTCGAATATCCATCAGGTCTACGTCCCGTTTGTGACGTCATTAGACGGGAGGGGGGGTGTCAGGGGGTCACTCGCCTGCAGTCTCTGGGTCAGTGTGTGATTCTCCCCGGTGCTGGTGGCATTGCGCCCCCGCAGCTCCTCTATCTCTGCCCGCCGACTCTTCTCATGATCCCGGAGCTCGGCGCTGGTGGCCTGTAGCTGGGCCCGCAGGTCCTGGATGTTCCGCTCCTTCTCCAGCAGCTCCGGGTACGTGTTCTCCCGCAGCCGCTGACACTCCGCCCGCAGCTCCTGGTTCTGCCGCTTGTACTCGTCTTTGAAGCGGATCATGTCCTGGTGGTTGGCGGCCAGGATCCCAAATCTTTCCTCCAGCTGTTCCCCCCGCCGTCTCTCCGCCGTCAGCAGCCCCTCGGTCTCCGCGCTCCGTCTCTCCCGCTCCTGGTTGTCCCTCTCCAGGCCCTGGCAGCGGAGCAGCGTGTCGTCAGCCCGCCGCTTTAATAGGCAGATGAGCTGTGACTGCTCGTCCAGCCGGGACCTAAGCATCCCGATCTCCTTCTTCTCATCCCAGGGCAGTGAGGTGACATTCCCCACCGATGTACTGCCCGGATTTTCCCCGGACTCCCCTGGCATTCTGCACTGTGCCCGGTGCAATGGTTCCTGTGCGGGCCACACGCGTCTCCATGGTAACCGCGTTGTTGGTTGTTATGGGCGTTACCAGGCGTCCAGAAACCAGTACAGACAAATTTGGAGTAAGTTTCCAGTAGTAACCAATCAGATCAACTCTTTCATTTTCTAACCCGCACTGAAAAAACGAAAGCAGAAATTTTCGTTGCTATGAGCAACTGCTCCACTTGTTTCCTGCACTAGTTCTTATATAAGAGGCCTGGATGTTGTACCATAACGCATGAAAATCCATAAAGATCCCTAAAAGCTTATGCTGGGGTTGCCATATTTTCCCCCCAAAATACTGTCCAGTTTCAGGGTGTGTTTACACATGcaacaaaaaacaccacaaaaccgGCAAGTGTAAATACCCCCAACATGGTTAAAACGCGGGGTAGATTTGGGAGCATGACGTCACACCggtgtggggaaactcggacgtgaaaaacgtgacgTTTGAGTAAGGACTGAGCGTATATTCTCAGGTCTGGGAGCCTCAGACAAACAATAGGAAGATTGAccaaaactgcggcaaaaaaaacGTGGAGTAATTTCCAATGTCAACCAATCAAgtttctgctttcattttccaagggACCTCTGCAAAATAAAAAGGGAAAACTGGTTGCTAGGGGCAACTTCTccgcttttcctttgcactagtttggATACATTCTGTGAATCTTCCTCCTCCTTTGCCCTTGACTCTCTGGGCTCTTTTTTCCTGGCCTAACAGTGTAAATACCTACCGTGCCAGTGGTCTACCAGCCTGGTGGCAACCCTAGATCATGCACATGGACGTATTATGGGTCCATGTTGTGCGTATCCATAAAACAGGACTAATAGATATTTACATGTCCCTCTGATTTCATACTGAGGTGTATATGTGGCATGTTCCAATGCATACCATATAACGCAGGCATTCTCTCCTGGAAGCATTTCTGTACAAAGGCACCGTACGTGTGCCATCATACACAAGGTCGTACATGCCGTAGAGGCAGACAGAGTGGTTGCCATAGGGGCCCAGCCCTGTTTGTTTAAAGAGActctaagtgtcctatctcctacataaggagattggcgctataatgtaggtgacaacagtgctttttatttagaaaaacgattagcgttatgctaattagtttcttaatggacaactgggcgtgtttttactttagaccaagtgggcgttgtacagaggagtgtatgacgctgaccaatcagtgaccaatcagcgttattggCAGcaatactggagtccccgagcagagcatcaactgATGGTCTGCTCGGGAACTACAACTATACAAAACCCCTGAAATCACTGACGTTCAGGAGCAGTGCTGAAGTCCCGAGCAAAGCAAAGCTAATTTTTTGCTCTGGGACTCCACCAATaggcagtgtaagggtatgttcacacggccaaatttcagacgtatacgaggcgtattatgcctcgttttacgtctgaaaatagggctgcaatacgtcggcaaacatctggccattcatttgaatgggtttgccgacgtactgtgcagacgacctgttatttacgcgtcgtcgtttgacagctgtcaaacgacgactcgtaaaaatacagcctcgtcaaaagaagtgcaggacacttctttcagacgtttttggagctgttttctcatagactccaatgaaaacagctccaaaaacgagttggtaaaaaaatgagttggtaaaaatgcgagttggtaagggtatgttcacacggcgggggtccgttacggctgaaattacggggatgtttcagcctgaaaacatccccgtaatttcagccgtaccggcatgtgcaggcgcttgaacgccgcgtcaattacggccgtaattagcgctgctattcattggagtcaatgaatagcggctccaattacggccaaagaagtgacaggtcacttctttgacgcgggcgtctatttacgcgccgtcatttgacagcggcgcgtaaatatacgcctcgtgtgaacagacaaacgtctgcccattgctttcaatgggcagatgtttgtcagcgctattgaggcgctattttcgggcgtaattcggggcaaaaacgcccgatttacgtccgtaaataggccgtgtgaacataccctaaaaaacgtctgaaaagcagggtctgttttcccttgaaaacagctctggattttcagacgttttggttgactacgtgtgaacataccctaagggtatgttcacacggccaaatttcagacgtatacgaggcgtattatgcctcgttttacgcctgaaaatatggctacaatacgtcggcaaacatctgcccattcatttgaatgggtttgccgacgtactgtgcagacgacctgttatttacgcgtcgtcgtttgacagctgtcaaacgacgacgcgtaaaaatacagcctcgtcaaaagaagtgcaggacacttctttcagacgtttttggagctgttttctcatagactccaatgaaaacagctccaaaaacgagttggtaaataaATGagttggtaagggtatgttcacacggcctatttacggacgtaaatcgggcgtttttgccccgaattacgcccgaaaatagcgcctcaatagcgctgacaaacatctgcccattgaaagcaatgggcagacgtttgtctgttcacacgaggcgtatatttacgcgccgctgtcaaatgacggcgcgtaaatagacgcccgcgtagaagaagtgacctgtcacttctttggccgtaattggagccgctattcattgactccaatgaatagcagcgctaattacggccgtaattgacgcggcgttcaagcgcctgcacatgtcggtacggctgaaattacggggatgttttcaggctgaaacatccccgtaatttcagccgttacggacccccgccgtgtgaacataccctaaaaatgcgagttggtaaaaaacgtctgaaaagcagggtctgttttcccttgaaaacagctctggattttcagacgttttggttgactacgtgtgaacataccctaacagcgccttgcggtcatgccattgataacacgccggcacgaacagcacaggaagcaagcctacagtcacgtggggccgtttcggcgcgtcatcaatattagaaaagctccaggacttccgggaacagttcaccgggtttgaacgacACCATTTAGTACTGAATTTTTAatcaaagtatattagtaagtgacttctttttccataaaaatatgaatgcaaagcaatttttagtcccccgaataacccctttaagaactaagtcccatttttcaaatctaacatgtatcactttatgtggtaataagtctggaatgcttttacttatccaagtaattttgagattgttttttcgtaacacattgtactttatgttaggggtaAATTTTCGTCCATATGTTTACTctttaattataaaaaataaaaattagaaagaaaattgcgaaaaattagcattttcctacATTTGAAATATTCGACTTCTAAGATGGATAATCataccacacaaattagtaaaTAAGTAAGGCTTactatatgtcttctttatgtaggcatcattttttttatttaattaaatttGTTTAAGGACGTTATAAGGTATATTATAATTTACTAGCAGTTTTCCAATATTTAAGTAAATttgcaaaacatattttttttaggcaCAACTTCAATTTTGAattggctttgaggggtctatatattagaaacccctcataagtcaccctattttaaaaacggcacccctcattcGAAACAGCATTTAGTAAGTTTGTTAAGCCTTTAGTTGTTTCAcagaaatgaaagcaaagtggagataCAATTTACAAGTTAAAATTTTCTGGcagattttttattctatttatttcagtaacacagcaagtgttaacagtaaggctgggttcacactacctattttcagacctaaacgaggcgtattatgcctcgttttacgtctgaaaatagggctacaatacgtcggcaaacatctgcccattcatttgaatgggtttgccgacgtactgtgcagacgacctgtcatttacgcctcgtcgtttgacagctgtcaaacgacgactcgtaaaatgactgcctcggcaaagaagtgcaggacacttctttgaaacgtaatttgagccgttcttcattgaagtcaatgaagaacagctcaagatttacgagcgtcaaagacgcctcgcataatgtgaggaggagcttttacgtctgaatctacgcagctgttttctcctgaaaacagtctgtcttttcagacgtaaaagccacttctcgtgtgcacgtaCCCTTAAGCACAGCTCAATAGTAATtaacagattctgccgttttaaaaaatatatcacatgtggccctagtctgctaCTGGACTCAAACACCGGCCTCACAAATGAAGgatcacctggtggattttggggcctcctttttattaggatgttttccaggcaccatgtcatgtttgaaaaggccttgaggtgccaaaacattagaTACACCCCAAAagacaccctattttggaaactacaccctcaagcaatgtatctagggttatagtgagcattctgaccccacaagtttttcatagaatttattgtaATTGGGCTGGGAAAATGTGAaagtttttttcccccacatgtagttttagcttaaaatttgttattttcacaaggaattagagtgaaaaagcaccccaaatatTGTTAGGCAATTTCCCAtgagcatggcaataccccatatgtggtcataaactgctgtttgggcacacggcggcGCTCAGAAAAGAAGGAGCGCCTTTAGCttgtgaagcacagattttgctggaatggttttcagatgccatgttgcatttgcaaaacccctgaggtaccagtacagtggaaacccacaaaaagtgaccccattttggaatctacacatcttaaggaattcatcttgggtgtagtgagcattttgaccccacaggggtttcagtGCTTTTATTAAGATTGCACtgtaaaaatgttaaattttttttttttgccaataatatgtaattttagcttacatttttcattttcacaaggtcttttttttagaaaaagcaccacaaagttTGTAGAGCATTTTCTCCTGAGTATAGCAGTTAaacatatgtgttaataaactgctgtttgggcacagaagggaaggagcgctatttggcttttgtagcgcagaatttgctgaattggtttctgggggccatgtcgcatttgcagagcccctgacgtACCAGTGCAGTAGAAATTAACCCGGGTGTGATCCCATTtcgagactatacccctcaaataattaaattagaggtgtagtgagtattttcatcGCTCATGTGTTTTATAGCTTTtactagaattgggctgtgaaaattaaaaaatatttttttccaataatatgtagaattagctcataatttttcatttctgcaaggagaaaagacaccccaaaatttgttacacaatttctcctgagtaaggaaataccccatatgtggttgtaaactgctatttggacacaaggCAAGTATCTAAAGgtaaaaagcgcaatttcgtttttgtagtgaagattttacaaaatagttttttgacgccatgttgtattgcgctgaggtacccgtacagtgaaaaactctgagaagtgaccgcatttggaaaactacaccactttaaggaatttatcatgaagtgtagtgagcattttgaccccacacgttttgcagaaattagtacaaaATAGattttgcagattgaaaattgccatttaagTGCCCAATATGCTGTGCtccgcttatgccactggagacatacaccccataaattgttaagcggcctTTCCGGAgtacaataataccccatatgtggtcataaactgcagtttgggcacacttCCATGCTCAGAAGGACCACAATTTTGATTTTGGATcacagatttttcttggtagtagttttgtttggggttttactggtatttcagtttataatgtggggcatgtgtaatctgtgtggagtacatcagggtatatgtaagctgtgcggagtacatcagggtatatgtaagctgggcggagtacatcagggtatatgtaagctgggcggagtacatcagggcatagatggtgacgtacgctttgaaccaatccttcatgcacaggccagttTTTTGGGGGCAGGAGTTGCACTAATAATGGGTGTccatggtattgtacaaaatatccacactccagcattgcctaatctttgacttcttcactagccccatatgtagcacaagaccccaaaatgtcataggtttcgctgcatttacagggtctagcagtgggggctgcaaatgatcatGTTTTAGATCTGCtggacatataaattagtctgggccgtcgttttgcattattgtgttccgagagtcataacgttttatttttccgttgactgaGCTGTGTTAGTGTTTGATTTCAatagaacgagctgtagtttttattagtatcattttggggtacctgtgattttttttatctgtttttattaaattttttgagaCTTGAGGAgatcaaaaaaacagaaattttcttTCTCAcagttttttatagatttttaaccgcgttcactgtgcagtataaacaacatgtttactttattctgcggttctatacgattatggcaatagcaaatatatatcgtttttaaatgttttactacttttacacaatgaaacactttttctaaataaaattatgttttagtgtcaccatattctgagagccataactttttttatttttttggaaataACGCGACCAAAaatggaaattctgccattgtattttattttgtaacGATGTTCACCgttcgggataaataatatgatatttttatagttcaggccgattgtaaaggatctgccaggcacagcttctgagtcaacgcccataggtaatcagtctgcacctgcttctatgtctgtgagactgactccatcttccaacaCTCAGCatggcaagcttaggagtgggagagcctatcacagcctggccagacggagctagctcccgccctctgtctatttatacctgcctttcctgttcctccttgcttgtgattcttctcgtttggtttcctggccctgctgcagcttcttgaaccagtttgactcagctcgttcaccactcttgttgctcacggtgttgccgtgggcaactgccccttttctcttgcttctgtgtacccttgtctgtttgtctgtcgtgcacttattgagcgtagggaccgtcgcccagttgtaccccgtcgcctagggtgggtcgttgcaagtaggcagggactgagtggcgggtagattagggctaacttgtctgtttccctacccccatcattacaccgataataattttttaataattatgaaggacttgatcagggaaacggcgattatttttattattatataaaacgtgtatttttgaaaacatttttttaactttttttctacaCTTAGGCCTAAtgctcacggtccgtgattacaggcacggccagcCGTTGGTGGCCGCAGACAGCCTTCTGCCTTttcggcctgtgctcccatacaaagtatgggagcgtggtccttaaaaagcaaaagataggacgtgccctatcttttgcggaggctttttacggcccggacaccttcaaacaaataCAGGCGAAGGTGTCAATGGGCTTCCGTACATAGCCGgcaaggaagccattgctaggttcctggttgccatagcaaccatcggcaccccgcag contains:
- the CCDC89 gene encoding coiled-coil domain-containing protein 89, translated to MPGESGENPGSTSVGNVTSLPWDEKKEIGMLRSRLDEQSQLICLLKRRADDTLLRCQGLERDNQERERRSAETEGLLTAERRRGEQLEERFGILAANHQDMIRFKDEYKRQNQELRAECQRLRENTYPELLEKERNIQDLRAQLQATSAELRDHEKSRRAEIEELRGRNATSTGENHTLTQRLQLSEETCHHLQQKWSLLEDLQKNEQKEAEKKMAELNKEKQDLLHLCMERGRSLQERQKEAAEITHRLQSAEKARREAGERYQRNVTAVDADARIVELNTRLVDREKELAQQNREFEAYKKHSGELLAKERELNAKLRHLIG